A genome region from Primulina eburnea isolate SZY01 chromosome 9, ASM2296580v1, whole genome shotgun sequence includes the following:
- the LOC140841402 gene encoding increased DNA methylation 2-like isoform X2, producing the protein MENVFEEPLTDNQYFLLSLIMGAYFGPHLKQESFCKSALQRYAEGLSPYNANDLAGSHMKIEVMEKVYYYILRMAERSVVVPEQRLRLFIHGNNRILVDGPETYPSFGYLFPPEYHKLSQSKNHHDNTIANVVFINNPELYFIKQADLERFKRLTGFHDFSVDIDHATFHESNVKLQMIVNLDVRSMNCVPYAGLNHDVIEPSNCIMPFTSSEPNDCPVSYGSMVPSPASSSSVEDFDPGMIFVPSREEWNKIVSTSKCGFALTGSAARGHIGPVLGLTDIGESGDSYFFSVSLPGVRRDESMLEISAVKLRVTEK; encoded by the exons ATGGAAAATGTTTTTGAAGAACCATTGACAGATAATCAGTATTTCCTCCTAAGCCTCATCATGGGAGCCTATTTTGGTCCACATCTCAAGCAAGAGAGCTTTTGTAAGTCTGCACTGCAAAGATATGCTGAAGGTCTCTCACCGTACAATGCAAACGATTTGGCTGGTTCACACATGAAAATTGAAGTGATGGAAAAAGTCTACTACTATATTCTTCGAATGGCAGAACGGTCGGTGGTTGTGCCAGAACAACGGCTGCGCCTGTTTATTCATGGAAACAATCGAATCTTAGTTGATGGTCCAGAAACTTACCCTTCATTTGGTTATCTTTTTCCTCCAGAGTATCATAAGCTATCCCAATCGAAAAATCATCACGACAACACTATTGCTAATGTGGTCTTCATCAACAACCCAGAATTATATTTCATTAAGCAAGCGGATCTCGAAAGGTTCAAGAGGCTTACGGGgtttcatgatttttctgtagATATAGATCATGCAACGTTTCACGAGTCTAATGTCAAGCTGCAAATGATCGTAAATCTTGATGTTCGGTCCATGAACTGTGTTCCATATGCTGGATTGAATCATGATGTCATTGAGCCATCAAATTGCATTATGCCATTTACAAGTTCTGAACCAAATGATTGTCCTGTATCATACGGTTCCATGGTGCCATCGCCTGCTAGTTCCAGTTCTGTGGAGGATTTTGATCCGGGGATGATATTTGTACCCTCTAGGGAAGAATGGAACAAAATTGTCAGTACTTCCAAATGTGGATTTGCACTGACCGGAAGTGCAGCTAGAGGACATATTGGACCAGTTTTAGGACTGACTGATATTGGAGAGTCAGGGGATTCCTACTTTTTCAGCGTATCACTTCCTGGAGTACGAAGGGATGAAAGTATGTTG GAGATTTCAGCTGTGAAGTTGAGAGTGACGGAAAAGTAG
- the LOC140841402 gene encoding increased DNA methylation 2-like isoform X1 gives MENVFEEPLTDNQYFLLSLIMGAYFGPHLKQESFCKSALQRYAEGLSPYNANDLAGSHMKIEVMEKVYYYILRMAERSVVVPEQRLRLFIHGNNRILVDGPETYPSFGYLFPPEYHKLSQSKNHHDNTIANVVFINNPELYFIKQADLERFKRLTGFHDFSVDIDHATFHESNVKLQMIVNLDVRSMNCVPYAGLNHDVIEPSNCIMPFTSSEPNDCPVSYGSMVPSPASSSSVEDFDPGMIFVPSREEWNKIVSTSKCGFALTGSAARGHIGPVLGLTDIGESGDSYFFSVSLPGVRRDERDFSCEVESDGKVVIKGVTVTGERTILKHGQEFKMRSQNLCPPGHFSISFNLPGPVDPRQFHGTFSTDGIFQGIAMKPTGNLN, from the exons ATGGAAAATGTTTTTGAAGAACCATTGACAGATAATCAGTATTTCCTCCTAAGCCTCATCATGGGAGCCTATTTTGGTCCACATCTCAAGCAAGAGAGCTTTTGTAAGTCTGCACTGCAAAGATATGCTGAAGGTCTCTCACCGTACAATGCAAACGATTTGGCTGGTTCACACATGAAAATTGAAGTGATGGAAAAAGTCTACTACTATATTCTTCGAATGGCAGAACGGTCGGTGGTTGTGCCAGAACAACGGCTGCGCCTGTTTATTCATGGAAACAATCGAATCTTAGTTGATGGTCCAGAAACTTACCCTTCATTTGGTTATCTTTTTCCTCCAGAGTATCATAAGCTATCCCAATCGAAAAATCATCACGACAACACTATTGCTAATGTGGTCTTCATCAACAACCCAGAATTATATTTCATTAAGCAAGCGGATCTCGAAAGGTTCAAGAGGCTTACGGGgtttcatgatttttctgtagATATAGATCATGCAACGTTTCACGAGTCTAATGTCAAGCTGCAAATGATCGTAAATCTTGATGTTCGGTCCATGAACTGTGTTCCATATGCTGGATTGAATCATGATGTCATTGAGCCATCAAATTGCATTATGCCATTTACAAGTTCTGAACCAAATGATTGTCCTGTATCATACGGTTCCATGGTGCCATCGCCTGCTAGTTCCAGTTCTGTGGAGGATTTTGATCCGGGGATGATATTTGTACCCTCTAGGGAAGAATGGAACAAAATTGTCAGTACTTCCAAATGTGGATTTGCACTGACCGGAAGTGCAGCTAGAGGACATATTGGACCAGTTTTAGGACTGACTGATATTGGAGAGTCAGGGGATTCCTACTTTTTCAGCGTATCACTTCCTGGAGTACGAAGGGATGAAA GAGATTTCAGCTGTGAAGTTGAGAGTGACGGAAAAGTAGTTATCAAGGGAGTGACAGTGACGGGCGAAAGGACGATTCTGAAACACGGCCAAGAATTCAAAATGCGGTCTCAAAATCTTTGTCCACCCGGGCATTTCTCTATCTCTTTTAATCTACCAGGTCCAGTTGATCCTAGGCAATTCCATGGAACTTTTTCTACAGATGGGATTTTCCAGGGAATAGCTATGAAACCAACCGGAAATCTAAATTAG